From the Nitrospirota bacterium genome, the window CGATCGCGACGATGGGCACAGAGAGTTTTTTTGCTTCCGCTACGGCTATCCTTTCTTTTTTCGGGTCAACGATGAACAGTGCGCCGGGAAAACTCGTCATGTCCTTGATCCCGGAAAGGTTTCTTTCAAGCTTGAAGCGCTCTTTTTCGAGGGCAGAAACCTCTTTTTTCGGGAGCAGATCCATTGTTCCGTCCTGCTTCATCGTCTCGATCTTTTTCAGTTTTTCTATGCTCTTTTTTATCGTGGTGAAATTCGTCAGCATCCCGCCGAGCCACCGCTGGTTCACATAGAACGCACCGGCCCTCTGGGCCTCTTCCCTGATCGCATCCTGTGACTGTTTTTTCGTGCCGACAAACAGCACCGGTGAACCGGACATCGAAATGCGTTTCACGAAATTATAGGCATCCTCAAGCCCCCTGACAGTCTTCTGCAGGTCGATGATGTAAATGCCGTTTCTTTCGCCGAAGATGTATTTTTTCATCTTCGGATGCCACCGTTTTACCTGATGGCCAAAGTGTACCCCTGCTTCAAGCAGTTCCTTCATTGCAGCTACCATATTCTTTGCTCCTCCTGTCTCTTCCCTCTGTTTACTCGAGCGTTCGCCATGCCGGCGCACAGAGGCAGAATGATGTATTTTCTGAAAGAAACAAGCCGTTCTTTCAGGAAGTCAAGAGTAACATAATAATAGCTGATTTTGCAAGGGGATAGGTGGTACAATCGTATAGTTTACAGGACCGGTGGAGCCTGATATGCTCTTGTCCGTTCCCGACTGGCATGCGAAGAAATTGAGGGAACATT encodes:
- the rpsB gene encoding 30S ribosomal protein S2, with amino-acid sequence MVAAMKELLEAGVHFGHQVKRWHPKMKKYIFGERNGIYIIDLQKTVRGLEDAYNFVKRISMSGSPVLFVGTKKQSQDAIREEAQRAGAFYVNQRWLGGMLTNFTTIKKSIEKLKKIETMKQDGTMDLLPKKEVSALEKERFKLERNLSGIKDMTSFPGALFIVDPKKERIAVAEAKKLSVPIVAIVDTNCDPDEIDYVIPGNDDAIRAIKLITSKIADAIVEGKETLSKTVAEQAETPEIAEKIRQEEAGVTE